In Eschrichtius robustus isolate mEscRob2 chromosome 2, mEscRob2.pri, whole genome shotgun sequence, a single window of DNA contains:
- the GM2A gene encoding ganglioside GM2 activator isoform X2, with translation MNPLMQAPVLISLGLLLAGPAAPARIFSNWLSQLGSFSWDNCDKGKDPVVINSLTVEPDPVVIPGNMTISAEVRTTANLKDPLKVVLTLEKEVAGFWVKVPCMEQFGSCTYENFCNVLEVLTPHENPCPEPLHTYGLPCHCPFKQGTYSLPKSDFFLPDLELPIWLSSGNYRSEIILSINGKRLGCVKISASLKGKKGGTCHCRMKRV, from the exons ATGAACCCCCTGATGCAGGCTCCTGTCCTCATCTCCCTGGGCTTGCTTCTCGCCGGCCCAGCGGCTCCTGCACGCATTTTCTCGAACTGG CTCTCCCAGCTTGGTAGCTTTTCCTGGGATAACTGCGATAAGGGGAAGGACCCTGTGGTGATCAACAGCCTGACTGTGGAACCTGACCCCGTTGTcattcctgggaacatgaccatCAGCGCTGAGGTCAGGACCACTGCGAACCTCAAAGATCCTCTGAAG GTGGTATTAACTCTGGAGAAGGAGGTGGCTGGCTTTTGGGTCAAAGTCCCATGTATGGAGCAATTTGGCAGCTGCACCTATGAGAACTTCTGTAATGTGCTTGAAGTGTTAACTCCCCATGAGAATCCCTGCCCAGAACCCCTGCACACCTATGGGCTTCCCTGTCACTGTCCCTTCAAACAA GGtacctactcactgcccaagtcTGACTTCTTCCTGCCTGACCTGGAGCTGCCCATCTGGCTCAGCAGTGGGAACTACCGCTCGGAGATCATCCTAAGCATCAACGGGAAGCGTCTGGGCTGTGTCAAAATCTCCGCCTCTCTAAAGGGCAAAAAAGGTGGCACCTGCCACTGCAGAATGAAGAGGGTGTGA
- the GM2A gene encoding ganglioside GM2 activator isoform X1, with translation MNPLMQAPVLISLGLLLAGPAAPALKKLSQLGSFSWDNCDKGKDPVVINSLTVEPDPVVIPGNMTISAEVRTTANLKDPLKVVLTLEKEVAGFWVKVPCMEQFGSCTYENFCNVLEVLTPHENPCPEPLHTYGLPCHCPFKQGTYSLPKSDFFLPDLELPIWLSSGNYRSEIILSINGKRLGCVKISASLKGKKGGTCHCRMKRV, from the exons ATGAACCCCCTGATGCAGGCTCCTGTCCTCATCTCCCTGGGCTTGCTTCTCGCCGGCCCAGCGGCTCCTGCAC TTAAGAAA CTCTCCCAGCTTGGTAGCTTTTCCTGGGATAACTGCGATAAGGGGAAGGACCCTGTGGTGATCAACAGCCTGACTGTGGAACCTGACCCCGTTGTcattcctgggaacatgaccatCAGCGCTGAGGTCAGGACCACTGCGAACCTCAAAGATCCTCTGAAG GTGGTATTAACTCTGGAGAAGGAGGTGGCTGGCTTTTGGGTCAAAGTCCCATGTATGGAGCAATTTGGCAGCTGCACCTATGAGAACTTCTGTAATGTGCTTGAAGTGTTAACTCCCCATGAGAATCCCTGCCCAGAACCCCTGCACACCTATGGGCTTCCCTGTCACTGTCCCTTCAAACAA GGtacctactcactgcccaagtcTGACTTCTTCCTGCCTGACCTGGAGCTGCCCATCTGGCTCAGCAGTGGGAACTACCGCTCGGAGATCATCCTAAGCATCAACGGGAAGCGTCTGGGCTGTGTCAAAATCTCCGCCTCTCTAAAGGGCAAAAAAGGTGGCACCTGCCACTGCAGAATGAAGAGGGTGTGA